One Caldalkalibacillus uzonensis DNA window includes the following coding sequences:
- a CDS encoding YhcN/YlaJ family sporulation lipoprotein, whose translation MRRCFQVLTLTLAITVLITACTPANPPGNQVTPESPDMRYQEAQRDRNQDRAFEGQTVRRDRVPTQDRNRVLENFDYTEAQETAERLAKLATRVDEVSDATAVVVGPWAVVGIDVDARLDRARVGSIKYSVAEALKEDPQGAYAVVTADPDTMQRLREMNRSIRRGEPVQGIMDELAEIVGRLMPQVPRDIEGPETPPEQDEDFEDPDQHQDINRLESEMNRQSRR comes from the coding sequence ATGAGACGATGCTTCCAAGTTTTAACCCTGACCTTGGCCATCACGGTCCTGATCACAGCCTGTACTCCGGCCAATCCGCCCGGTAACCAGGTCACACCAGAATCACCAGATATGCGGTATCAAGAAGCCCAGCGTGACCGTAACCAAGACCGGGCGTTTGAAGGACAAACGGTGCGCCGGGACCGGGTCCCCACCCAAGACCGTAACCGGGTTCTGGAAAACTTCGACTATACAGAAGCCCAAGAAACCGCTGAACGTCTGGCCAAACTGGCCACCCGGGTAGACGAAGTGAGCGATGCCACTGCTGTGGTGGTTGGTCCTTGGGCTGTGGTGGGCATTGATGTGGATGCCCGCCTGGACCGGGCGCGGGTAGGCAGTATCAAATATAGTGTCGCCGAAGCCCTGAAAGAGGATCCCCAAGGGGCTTACGCCGTTGTGACCGCTGATCCTGACACCATGCAGCGTCTGAGGGAAATGAACCGTTCGATCCGCCGTGGTGAACCGGTACAGGGCATCATGGATGAACTGGCTGAAATAGTGGGACGTTTGATGCCGCAAGTGCCCCGCGATATCGAGGGTCCCGAAACCCCCCCTGAGCAAGATGAGGATTTTGAGGATCCAGACCAACATCAAGACATTAACCGCTTAGAAAGTGAAATGAATCGCCAAAGCAGACGTTAA
- a CDS encoding PhoH family protein, giving the protein MKKVYVLDTNVLLQDPRAIYMFEDNEIVIPAVALEELDSKKRNMDEIGRNARYVSRLIDQFRTKGKLHDGVPLENGGVLRVELNHKSFVRLQDIFIEATNDNRILAVALNLQQEEHTKPSPRPVILVSKDALMRVKADALGVQAEDFLSDRVVQYSKSYSGCLELKVAKTKIDQYYATGRLSIDELKQAAALKGKSFFPHQFLILKDELGSPASAVGKINADVSQLERLKCQDDPIWGVKARNVQQRMALELLMRDDIPLVTLTGKAGTGKTLLTIAAGLCKTEDEQQYQKLLVARPIVPMGKDIGYLPGEKEEKLKPWMQPIYDNLEYLFHTKKPGDLDRILAGMGSIEVEALTYIRGRSIPEQFIIIDEAQNLTKHEVKTIVTRVGEGSKIVLMGDPEQIDHPYLDEESNGLTYLVEKFKDQPLSGHIRLEKGERSPLAQLAAQIL; this is encoded by the coding sequence TTGAAAAAAGTATATGTTCTGGATACCAATGTGCTTTTGCAAGACCCCCGGGCCATTTATATGTTCGAAGACAATGAAATTGTGATTCCTGCCGTGGCCTTAGAAGAGCTGGACAGCAAAAAACGCAACATGGATGAGATTGGGCGCAATGCCCGGTATGTATCCAGACTGATTGACCAATTTCGCACCAAAGGGAAATTGCATGACGGAGTGCCTCTGGAGAACGGAGGTGTTCTCCGCGTGGAACTCAATCATAAATCGTTTGTTCGTTTACAGGATATATTTATTGAAGCGACCAATGACAACCGCATCCTGGCGGTCGCCCTAAATTTACAGCAAGAGGAACATACCAAACCCAGCCCGAGGCCCGTAATCCTGGTCAGCAAAGATGCCTTAATGAGAGTGAAAGCAGATGCCTTGGGTGTGCAGGCTGAGGATTTCTTATCTGACCGTGTTGTTCAATACTCCAAATCTTACAGCGGCTGTCTGGAATTAAAAGTGGCTAAAACAAAGATCGATCAATATTACGCCACGGGGCGCCTGTCTATTGATGAATTAAAGCAGGCTGCAGCGCTAAAAGGTAAATCTTTTTTTCCTCATCAATTTTTGATCCTGAAGGATGAACTGGGCAGTCCGGCCTCCGCAGTGGGTAAAATAAACGCAGACGTGAGTCAGCTTGAACGGCTCAAATGTCAGGATGATCCCATTTGGGGGGTGAAAGCCCGTAATGTACAGCAGCGCATGGCCCTGGAACTGCTCATGAGGGACGATATTCCCTTGGTGACACTGACAGGAAAAGCAGGAACAGGAAAAACGTTGTTGACCATTGCCGCAGGTCTGTGTAAAACAGAGGATGAGCAGCAGTATCAAAAACTGCTGGTGGCCCGCCCCATTGTCCCCATGGGCAAGGATATCGGCTATTTGCCCGGCGAAAAAGAAGAAAAACTGAAGCCCTGGATGCAGCCTATTTATGATAACCTGGAGTATTTGTTTCATACCAAGAAACCGGGAGATCTGGACCGTATTCTGGCCGGCATGGGCAGCATAGAGGTTGAAGCCCTGACCTATATCAGGGGGCGCAGCATCCCTGAGCAATTTATTATTATCGATGAGGCTCAAAATTTAACCAAACACGAAGTGAAAACGATTGTAACCAGGGTGGGGGAAGGAAGCAAAATTGTGCTCATGGGGGATCCCGAGCAAATCGATCACCCTTATTTAGACGAGGAAAGCAATGGTTTAACTTATCTTGTGGAAAAATTTAAAGACCAGCCTTTAAGCGGCCATATCCGCCTGGAAAAAGGTGAGCGTTCTCCCCTGGCCCAGCTTGCTGCCCAAATTCTTTAA
- a CDS encoding MBL fold metallo-hydrolase → MKLWMQPLGPLQTNGYVLSNDQGEGIVIDPGMQPQAMLDYIGKLNIVAILLTHAHFDHIGGLEEVRQATGAPVYIHDLEEEWLTDPYKNGSARWPMVTEPIRCRPRDERLTDGQMLSLAGITLKVLHTPGHSPGSVSFYIEEEQTLIAGDTLFAGSIGRTDLPGGDYETLIGAIKDKLLVLPGDTRVYPGHGPDTTIDDEKRYNPFVGGQ, encoded by the coding sequence ATGAAATTATGGATGCAGCCATTAGGACCATTACAAACAAACGGCTATGTGCTGTCCAATGACCAAGGAGAAGGGATTGTCATTGATCCTGGCATGCAGCCGCAAGCCATGCTCGATTATATTGGCAAGCTGAACATTGTGGCCATTTTGCTGACCCACGCTCATTTTGACCATATTGGCGGGTTGGAAGAAGTACGCCAGGCCACTGGAGCACCTGTGTACATCCATGATTTGGAGGAGGAGTGGCTCACAGATCCCTACAAAAACGGCTCAGCCCGCTGGCCCATGGTGACAGAACCGATTCGTTGCCGGCCGCGGGATGAACGTTTAACAGACGGGCAAATGCTGAGTTTGGCTGGAATCACGCTTAAAGTGTTGCATACTCCCGGCCATTCACCGGGCAGTGTCTCTTTTTACATTGAGGAGGAACAAACCTTGATTGCCGGGGATACCCTGTTTGCCGGTTCGATTGGACGGACAGACTTGCCCGGCGGAGATTATGAAACCCTTATAGGTGCCATCAAAGACAAACTACTGGTACTGCCAGGAGACACACGTGTCTATCCGGGGCATGGTCCGGATACAACCATTGACGATGAAAAACGGTATAATCCCTTTGTCGGAGGCCAATAA
- a CDS encoding class I SAM-dependent methyltransferase has protein sequence MSGLKEELISRISAEPEKMISFRDYMDLCLYHPRDGYYMQERNKIGKQGDYYTSSSVHPVFAETLAHFVYKICQTWGTGISFCEMGAGTGLFAGQFLDALQDIDEEAYQSARYIIIEKSPYHQKEQLKHLTEHTAQVIWAEEPVGNAAGDNTGGKHKVENPLSSFAGILFSNELVDAFPVHMVEKKDGTLWEICVGYDEVHDRFVEHRRPVENELIVAYLEDQGFSLAEGWRMEIPLDALIWVEEVSDWFQEGLWLTFDYGLRRDQWEAPSYRQGTLRCFYRHQVDDNPYEHPGQKDITAHVHFEGLSQTAQRLGWKQVGLFPQVEFLLMAGILDRLEEHQETDPFHSKAKKNRAIRQLISPEGISGAFQVLTLAKSVPDKVLDLFQPFSFGLQMIKKGY, from the coding sequence ATGTCAGGGTTAAAGGAGGAGCTGATTTCCCGGATCAGTGCTGAACCAGAGAAGATGATCAGTTTCCGGGATTATATGGATCTGTGTTTGTATCACCCTCGTGACGGTTATTATATGCAGGAACGGAACAAAATTGGCAAACAGGGAGATTACTATACCTCCAGCTCTGTCCATCCCGTGTTTGCTGAGACGCTGGCCCATTTCGTCTATAAAATATGCCAAACATGGGGTACTGGCATTTCCTTTTGTGAAATGGGGGCGGGTACCGGCCTATTTGCCGGCCAATTCCTTGATGCCCTGCAGGATATTGATGAGGAAGCCTACCAATCTGCCCGCTATATCATCATCGAAAAAAGCCCCTATCACCAGAAGGAACAACTTAAGCACTTAACGGAGCACACAGCTCAAGTGATCTGGGCCGAGGAGCCAGTCGGGAATGCGGCCGGTGACAACACAGGCGGTAAACACAAAGTAGAAAATCCCCTTTCTTCCTTTGCCGGCATTTTATTTAGCAATGAGCTGGTCGATGCTTTTCCGGTGCATATGGTAGAGAAAAAGGACGGAACCTTATGGGAGATTTGCGTAGGTTATGATGAAGTGCATGACCGGTTTGTGGAGCACCGCCGCCCGGTGGAGAATGAGCTCATTGTTGCCTATTTGGAGGACCAGGGCTTTTCTCTCGCGGAAGGCTGGCGGATGGAAATTCCCCTCGATGCCCTCATATGGGTCGAGGAGGTTTCTGACTGGTTTCAAGAAGGGCTGTGGCTTACCTTTGACTATGGCTTGCGTAGGGACCAGTGGGAGGCACCGTCCTACCGGCAGGGGACACTGCGTTGTTTTTACCGGCATCAAGTGGATGATAATCCCTATGAGCATCCAGGCCAAAAGGACATCACCGCCCATGTGCACTTTGAGGGTTTAAGCCAGACGGCCCAGCGACTGGGCTGGAAGCAGGTAGGGTTATTTCCCCAAGTGGAATTTTTGCTGATGGCCGGGATCCTGGACAGGCTGGAGGAACATCAAGAGACTGATCCATTTCATTCTAAGGCGAAGAAGAACAGGGCTATTCGCCAGCTCATTTCCCCAGAGGGGATCAGCGGCGCTTTCCAGGTGCTCACCCTGGCCAAGAGTGTACCAGATAAGGTGCTTGATTTGTTTCAGCCATTTTCCTTTGGGTTACAGATGATAAAAAAAGGCTATTGA
- a CDS encoding DUF2626 family protein, whose protein sequence is MPRMYRVFAFWTAVIAMLAYAGHMEVMALLFFAQTAFFLALSYMNLSERGYIYVFAGYLVLFFVGFTYYTTFMM, encoded by the coding sequence ATGCCACGTATGTATCGTGTATTTGCTTTCTGGACAGCTGTCATTGCTATGCTGGCCTATGCAGGACATATGGAAGTTATGGCCCTTTTATTTTTTGCCCAGACTGCATTTTTCCTGGCATTAAGTTATATGAACCTGTCTGAACGTGGATATATTTATGTGTTTGCGGGCTACCTCGTCTTATTCTTCGTTGGCTTTACATATTACACCACTTTCATGATGTGA